The DNA segment ACAAAAGCTTTCAATTCTGCAATTTTTCCATTTTCGAAGCGCCAGACGTCGCAATAATCATAGTGGTTATAGGTTCCATTTGCAGCCTTCAAGGTGATTTCACCTGTTACGGTTACATAGCTACCCTCCTCAATGGTCTTTTCGACGGTAAATACGGGCGGTTCCAAATAGAATTCTTTCATATACTCTCGTACTTTATCTCTACCCTCAAGGATACGTTCGCCTACAAAAACCCATTTGGTATCCTGTGTACAATAGACTAGAAAACTTTCATAGTTTCCCTTTTTTACGAATTCGTTGGCCTTGTGTAATATCGTTGCGTTTTTCATTTTTGTTTGTTTTTGGATGTGAATCGATTCAGTAATGCTTGAATCTGGCGTGCTTTCATATAATTTTATTGCTAAGCTTTCTCCGTAATAAATTACCTTCCCTGCATTGGAGTTATAAAGATCAATGG comes from the Pedobacter sp. FW305-3-2-15-E-R2A2 genome and includes:
- a CDS encoding nuclear transport factor 2 family protein — encoded protein: MKKLTLTISILLSAGIEIIAQPVSYLPNQNTFQPVTNPQKIRNWDDEIRTIDLYNSNAGKVIYYGESLAIKLYESTPDSSITESIHIQKQTKMKNATILHKANEFVKKGNYESFLVYCTQDTKWVFVGERILEGRDKVREYMKEFYLEPPVFTVEKTIEEGSYVTVTGEITLKAANGTYNHYDYCDVWRFENGKIAELKAFVIEKKS